GCAGCACCGAAGCGTCAGCGTAGCCCGAAGCACGCCGACCTTGTGGGCTTTTGCCCACAAGGGCACGCCCAAAAAATAAACTTTTTCTACACGTTCAATAGCTACTATGTTTTTAACTTTTGAATGTTTGTAACTAATATTTTGTGTCCAAAGTAATTACAGGAACAATCATCTCTTCCATAGATATGCCCCCGTGCTGAAAAGTGTCCTTGTAGTAATTTACGTAATAATTGTAATTGTTAGGATAAGCAAAGAAATAATTTTCTTTGGCAAAGACGTAGGTAGAAGTAACATTAGTTTTTGGCAATTTAGCTTCTAATGGATTTTTTATTGTAAACACATGGCGAGATTGTTCATAGCTAAGGTTTTTACCATGCTTGTAACGTAAATTTGTGGTTGTATCTTTATCTCCCACAATGCGAGTAGGTTTAGTTACCATAATGCTGCCGTGGTCGGTAGTAAGAACAATACGGACTTTTCTTTGTGAAAGCTCCTTGAATATATCTAACAAGGGAGAATGCTCAAACCAAGATTGGGTCAAACTGCGATAAGCAGCTTCATCTCGGGCAAGTTCGCGTATCATATTAAGCTCTGCTCGGCTATGAGATAAAACATCAATAAAATTATAGACAATCACATTTAGCCTGTAATGGTAGAGGTCTTTCAAATTTTCAAGTAACTCCTTGCCATGTTGGTAGTTAATTACTTTTTTGTAAGTAAATTTTTCATTTATTCTGTACTGTTTGAGCTGATAAGCGAGTAATTCAGCTTCGTGTAAATTCTTTCCTTCCGCTTCATCATCATCTACCCAGTACTGTGGAAAATTTTGGGCAATTTCAGAAGGAAACATACCTGCAAAAATAGCATTACGACAATATCCTGTAGCTGTGGGCAAAATGGAATAATACGTGGACTCTTCTGTAACATTGAAGTATTTTTCAAGTGTAGGTTGTAGAGTTTTCCACTGATCAAATCGCATACAATCCACTAAAACGAAAAATACTGATTCTATGCTTGAATCCTCTAAATGGGGAAAAACTTTTTCTCTCATCAAGAAAGGGGAGAGTAAGGGAGTGTCTTCATCAT
This Bacteroidia bacterium DNA region includes the following protein-coding sequences:
- a CDS encoding PglZ domain-containing protein produces the protein MSKIKILWADDEIDLLKPHILFLSQKGYEVSTAESGYEAIESIRNEHFDIVFLDENMPGITGLEALSKIKLFKPNLPVVMITKSEEEQIMESAIGNKIADYLIKPVNPMQILSACKKILDNKRLESQTAMERYQQDFKLLNEIMSYKLNAAQWAEVYKRIVFWDTELVNSKDNGMIEVLNTQKNEANVNFSDFVEENYISWIKNPDDEDTPLLSPFLMREKVFPHLEDSSIESVFFVLVDCMRFDQWKTLQPTLEKYFNVTEESTYYSILPTATGYCRNAIFAGMFPSEIAQNFPQYWVDDDEAEGKNLHEAELLAYQLKQYRINEKFTYKKVINYQHGKELLENLKDLYHYRLNVIVYNFIDVLSHSRAELNMIRELARDEAAYRSLTQSWFEHSPLLDIFKELSQRKVRIVLTTDHGSIMVTKPTRIVGDKDTTTNLRYKHGKNLSYEQSRHVFTIKNPLEAKLPKTNVTSTYVFAKENYFFAYPNNYNYYVNYYKDTFQHGGISMEEMIVPVITLDTKY